Proteins from a genomic interval of Candidatus Rubidus massiliensis:
- a CDS encoding bacillithiol system protein YtxJ: MEKLTSIEEFTKLINSTEKPIYIFKHSTRCPISAHAFQSFKEFISHHSDIISAYVDVIHERDVSNQIANSSKVTHQSPQVIIFQKAQPVWHASHYSISVEALENQYKNLS; the protein is encoded by the coding sequence ATGGAAAAACTAACTTCCATCGAAGAGTTTACAAAGCTTATAAATAGTACTGAAAAACCAATTTACATTTTTAAGCACAGCACTCGTTGTCCCATAAGCGCTCATGCCTTTCAAAGCTTTAAGGAATTTATCTCCCATCATTCCGATATTATATCGGCTTATGTAGATGTAATTCATGAAAGGGATGTTTCCAATCAAATCGCAAATAGTTCGAAAGTAACACACCAGAGTCCTCAAGTCATTATTTTTCAAAAAGCTCAACCGGTTTGGCATGCCTCTCACTATTCTATTTCAGTGGAAGCATTAGAAAATCAATACAAAAATCTCTCATGA
- the msbA_1 gene encoding Lipid A export ATP-binding/permease protein MsbA, with protein MKKLLLLGFSKSQYRTMIFITLVSMCLATIASQLEMFSIGIITKKGPDVFELFAPIENGVLNKGENLDVDLIPIRLKEIDISNKKYITSSEINQFMSEHNHSDIVQSGINIINRFLPISNNFTNLAIFLVFVAIFKAITLFAYRFATKLVAIKISRDLRQSYFEHIQSLPMDFYQKHDIGTLSSRVVGDASIIAEAVNSCLINYFQTPFTIITTLTICFFASWQLSLMIFIGFPLIVYPIFFLAKKVKKISKQIQKNQEKFASVIIDFLAGIQTVKVFAMENFSLQKYKEHNDHMANLEKRNAKYDLSSRPIVHTIAMFFLATALIYGLYVLHLSVSEVLVFCGLLYIFYEPFKKFAEENSQIQRGVAAAERMFEVLDLKPQIQDSPTAVNLEEFKDHIEFKDVWFKYNDEWILQGLNFKVKKGEMVAIVGPTGAGKSTIVQLLPRLYEIQQGEILIDGKPLTTYTQKSLRERMAFVPQRPFLFLDSITANISYGQKFDPLAIKQAAERAQAHEFIENLPLKYETVLSETGKNLSGGQQQRLAIARALVKNAPILIMDEATSSLDSVSENKIKESIQQLRGQVTQIIIAHRLSTIEDADKIIYIEKGQKVAEGSKQELLKTCRGFSLMWEMMHRS; from the coding sequence ATGAAAAAATTATTACTATTAGGTTTTAGCAAAAGCCAATACCGAACGATGATTTTCATCACGTTGGTATCAATGTGCTTGGCAACAATAGCCTCACAATTAGAAATGTTTTCTATCGGAATAATTACAAAAAAAGGACCGGACGTTTTTGAATTATTTGCTCCTATTGAAAACGGTGTATTAAATAAAGGCGAAAATTTAGACGTAGATCTTATTCCTATAAGATTAAAAGAGATTGATATAAGTAATAAAAAATATATTACATCATCTGAGATTAATCAATTTATGAGTGAGCACAATCATAGCGATATTGTGCAATCGGGAATTAATATAATAAATCGATTTTTGCCAATCTCCAATAACTTTACAAATCTTGCTATTTTTTTAGTCTTTGTCGCGATTTTTAAAGCCATAACCTTGTTTGCTTATCGCTTTGCTACAAAGCTTGTCGCGATCAAAATTAGTCGAGATTTAAGACAGTCTTATTTTGAGCATATTCAATCTTTGCCAATGGATTTTTACCAAAAACACGATATTGGTACCTTATCATCAAGAGTTGTAGGAGACGCTTCTATTATCGCAGAAGCTGTGAATTCTTGTTTAATCAATTATTTTCAAACTCCATTTACGATTATCACAACCTTAACGATCTGTTTTTTTGCTTCTTGGCAATTATCCTTAATGATTTTTATAGGGTTTCCTTTAATTGTTTATCCTATTTTTTTCTTAGCAAAAAAAGTAAAAAAAATATCGAAACAAATTCAGAAAAACCAAGAAAAGTTCGCTTCTGTAATCATTGATTTTTTAGCTGGAATTCAAACTGTAAAAGTTTTTGCAATGGAGAACTTCTCTTTGCAAAAGTATAAAGAACATAATGATCATATGGCAAATTTAGAAAAAAGAAATGCTAAATATGATCTCTCTTCAAGACCTATTGTCCATACCATAGCTATGTTTTTTTTGGCGACAGCCTTAATTTATGGTTTATACGTGCTTCATTTAAGCGTTTCTGAAGTATTAGTTTTTTGTGGTCTTCTTTATATTTTTTATGAGCCTTTCAAAAAATTTGCTGAAGAGAATTCTCAGATACAAAGAGGGGTGGCAGCAGCTGAGAGGATGTTTGAAGTGTTAGATTTAAAACCTCAAATCCAAGATAGTCCAACGGCTGTTAATTTAGAAGAATTCAAAGACCATATAGAATTTAAAGATGTTTGGTTTAAATATAATGATGAATGGATTTTACAGGGCTTAAACTTTAAGGTAAAAAAAGGGGAAATGGTTGCAATTGTTGGGCCAACGGGCGCTGGGAAATCGACGATTGTACAGTTGTTGCCACGTCTGTATGAAATCCAGCAAGGGGAGATTTTAATTGATGGCAAACCTTTAACAACCTATACGCAAAAATCTCTAAGAGAGAGGATGGCTTTTGTTCCACAACGTCCTTTTCTATTTTTAGATTCTATTACGGCAAATATTTCTTATGGTCAAAAGTTTGATCCTTTAGCCATAAAGCAAGCAGCTGAAAGAGCGCAGGCACATGAGTTTATTGAAAATCTTCCCTTAAAGTATGAAACAGTCCTTTCTGAAACAGGAAAAAATCTATCAGGAGGACAGCAGCAGCGTTTAGCCATTGCGAGAGCCTTAGTAAAAAATGCCCCCATCCTAATCATGGATGAAGCAACTTCGTCACTTGATAGCGTAAGCGAAAATAAAATTAAGGAATCCATACAGCAATTAAGAGGTCAAGTAACCCAAATCATTATAGCGCATAGATTATCAACGATAGAAGATGCGGATAAAATTATTTATATTGAAAAAGGGCAAAAAGTGGCAGAAGGCAGTAAGCAAGAGCTACTCAAAACTTGTCGTGGCTTTAGCTTAATGTGGGAGATGATGCACCGCTCATGA
- the queC_2 gene encoding 7-cyano-7-deazaguanine synthase, with product MKKAIIVHSGGLDSTVCLYLASQAYGKENVLSISFDYQQRHGKAELQAAQTICRDWGIDHVVIPIVSLKEISPNALVCHDLEIIHEKGGHANTLVTGRNGLMAMLAATHANHLGAHCIYMGVIAVDGAKNGYRDCSREYMDLMEQILRLDFNDPTFQIITPLVDKTKAEVVHLAYELGILDYVLENTISCYQGIKGKGCQTCPSCLLRNNGIDTFYTKINQLPTFS from the coding sequence ATGAAAAAAGCTATTATTGTACATTCTGGTGGATTGGATTCAACCGTTTGCTTGTACCTTGCAAGTCAAGCTTATGGGAAAGAAAATGTATTAAGTATCTCCTTTGATTATCAACAAAGACATGGAAAAGCAGAACTTCAGGCCGCGCAAACGATTTGTAGGGATTGGGGGATTGATCACGTTGTCATACCAATCGTCAGCCTAAAAGAAATTAGTCCCAATGCTTTGGTTTGTCATGATCTTGAGATTATACATGAAAAAGGGGGCCATGCGAATACTTTAGTCACGGGTCGAAATGGGTTAATGGCAATGCTTGCAGCGACTCATGCCAATCATCTCGGCGCTCATTGTATATATATGGGAGTTATAGCTGTAGATGGCGCTAAAAATGGATATCGCGATTGTAGCCGTGAATATATGGATTTAATGGAACAAATCCTTCGCTTAGACTTTAATGATCCCACATTTCAAATCATAACGCCTTTAGTTGATAAGACAAAAGCTGAAGTGGTTCATTTAGCTTATGAACTTGGCATTTTAGATTATGTATTAGAAAATACAATCTCTTGTTATCAAGGCATCAAAGGAAAAGGGTGCCAGACCTGCCCAAGTTGTCTTTTGCGCAACAATGGAATCGATACGTTTTATACTAAAATTAATCAATTACCAACCTTTTCTTAA
- a CDS encoding PAP2 superfamily protein, with product MIHEQELILLSFLQQFRSSFADIFFSILNHFDSVPYYLILLLILILVKPKTGLKVFCLFIASYYLGALLKDYFALPRPYHLNPELGLVKVGGYGFPSGAAQSAVIISNLIIRFFKNNWKWVVALSYFCLISVSRIYLGVHFFTDIIAGWFIGWILVTSLHSFFPLNHFDKEKSLLNSFKTYWIKDKKKAEFVRDEN from the coding sequence ATGATTCACGAACAAGAATTAATTTTATTATCATTTTTGCAACAATTTCGAAGCAGTTTTGCAGACATATTTTTTTCTATTTTAAATCACTTCGATTCCGTACCCTATTATTTAATCCTTTTACTTATTCTTATTTTAGTTAAACCCAAAACGGGTCTAAAAGTATTTTGTTTATTTATCGCGAGTTATTATTTAGGGGCACTTTTAAAAGATTATTTTGCTTTGCCAAGACCTTATCACTTAAATCCTGAACTTGGCCTTGTTAAAGTAGGTGGTTATGGGTTTCCAAGTGGAGCCGCTCAATCGGCTGTAATCATTTCAAATTTAATCATTCGTTTTTTTAAAAATAATTGGAAATGGGTGGTGGCTTTAAGTTATTTTTGTTTAATCTCCGTTTCCCGTATCTATTTAGGGGTTCATTTTTTTACCGATATTATAGCAGGCTGGTTTATAGGATGGATCTTAGTGACTAGTTTGCATTCATTCTTTCCTTTGAACCATTTTGATAAAGAGAAATCTCTTTTAAATTCCTTTAAAACTTATTGGATTAAAGATAAGAAAAAAGCTGAATTTGTTAGAGATGAAAATTAA